The following are encoded in a window of Desulfosporosinus sp. Sb-LF genomic DNA:
- a CDS encoding OPT/YSL family transporter: MDNKLSKDAYGGVAGKDYVPYVSSGSKSGGNVAVLIIGIILAALFAASTAYSGMKSGLTVAAGIPGSIIGSAFIAAFAKQKSILGKNLVQGMSSGGESVASGMIFVLPAVLLIGSKVSFFEGFAIGVGGVLFGIGIASLVYNYLLVEEHGKLMYPESMAISETLVASEGAGESMKYMGIGFGVSGVITVITGSFLNVANNVISYINESFFKWKFEIEVNPLLLGIGFIVGSEVSLTMFAGSLLANFGIMPLIGYFSSFAKDGATVWNNPNVAINVMHVKNIAGSYVKYIGAGMMLSGGLIGAIRLIPTIISSIKETLNAKSSNSSSNSSYTNLILISGVIVGFIAGFLISGGNIFMAITASILSLFLSLLFVIVSGRLTGTIGTSNLPVSGMTIASLVLVTSLFVVMGWKNPENNRSLLLFGTFIVIAISIAGGYCQSQKVAFIIGGNKNEMDKYFAIASIVGVAVVVGVILLLSSQLAMTGDNVPFALPQANLMSTLTAGIMSGQLPWPMIIVGAVMGVVLYLLNLPIMTVAIGFYLPISTTSIILIGALVRLFIERSSKSKQEKEVKVANGISLSSGLVAGGSIIGLVGIILQISGVIKGSGPSGFTASNGMAFVLLVALIIATILPLLNSKVKDAK, encoded by the coding sequence ATGGATAATAAATTATCTAAAGATGCATATGGTGGCGTGGCTGGTAAAGACTACGTTCCTTACGTTTCCAGTGGTTCTAAATCTGGTGGAAACGTTGCCGTATTAATAATAGGTATTATTTTGGCTGCGTTATTCGCAGCATCTACTGCTTATTCAGGTATGAAATCAGGGCTTACAGTTGCAGCTGGTATACCTGGTTCTATAATAGGTTCAGCTTTTATAGCAGCATTTGCTAAACAAAAAAGTATCCTTGGCAAAAACTTAGTTCAAGGTATGTCAAGTGGAGGAGAATCAGTTGCTAGCGGTATGATATTCGTTTTACCAGCAGTTCTTTTAATAGGCTCCAAAGTTTCTTTCTTTGAAGGCTTTGCTATTGGTGTAGGTGGAGTTTTATTCGGCATAGGAATAGCTTCTCTTGTTTACAATTACTTATTAGTTGAAGAACATGGTAAATTAATGTACCCTGAGTCAATGGCTATATCTGAAACACTTGTTGCTTCAGAGGGTGCTGGAGAATCAATGAAGTATATGGGAATCGGGTTCGGAGTAAGTGGTGTTATTACTGTTATAACTGGTTCATTTTTAAATGTGGCTAACAACGTAATAAGCTATATAAACGAATCTTTCTTCAAGTGGAAATTTGAAATTGAAGTTAATCCTCTATTATTAGGTATAGGTTTCATAGTTGGTTCGGAAGTTTCTTTAACTATGTTTGCTGGTTCTTTATTAGCTAACTTCGGTATTATGCCTTTAATAGGTTACTTCTCTTCTTTTGCAAAAGACGGTGCAACTGTATGGAATAATCCTAATGTTGCTATAAATGTTATGCACGTTAAAAATATAGCTGGTAGTTATGTAAAATATATTGGCGCTGGTATGATGCTTTCTGGTGGTCTAATAGGTGCTATAAGGCTCATACCCACTATAATATCTTCTATAAAAGAAACTCTTAATGCTAAGTCTTCAAATAGTTCTAGTAATTCATCTTATACGAACTTAATATTAATTAGTGGTGTAATAGTAGGTTTTATTGCAGGATTCTTGATATCTGGTGGTAATATATTTATGGCAATAACTGCTTCTATTTTATCATTATTCTTATCATTACTATTTGTTATAGTTTCTGGTCGTTTAACTGGTACTATAGGAACTTCAAACCTTCCTGTATCAGGTATGACTATAGCTTCTTTAGTTCTTGTAACATCATTATTCGTTGTAATGGGATGGAAAAATCCTGAAAACAACAGATCTTTACTTTTATTCGGTACATTTATAGTTATTGCTATATCTATAGCTGGTGGTTACTGTCAATCCCAAAAAGTTGCTTTCATCATAGGTGGTAACAAAAACGAAATGGATAAATACTTCGCTATAGCTAGTATAGTTGGTGTTGCGGTAGTTGTTGGTGTTATATTATTACTTTCTAGCCAACTAGCAATGACAGGTGATAACGTTCCATTTGCACTACCTCAAGCTAACTTAATGTCAACATTAACTGCTGGTATAATGTCAGGTCAATTACCTTGGCCTATGATAATTGTTGGTGCTGTTATGGGCGTTGTTTTATACTTATTAAACCTTCCTATAATGACAGTTGCTATAGGATTCTACTTACCAATATCTACAACTTCTATAATATTAATAGGTGCATTAGTTCGTTTATTTATAGAAAGAAGTTCTAAATCTAAACAAGAAAAAGAAGTTAAAGTTGCTAATGGTATAAGCTTATCTTCTGGACTTGTTGCTGGTGGTTCTATAATAGGACTTGTCGGTATAATACTTCAAATATCAGGTGTTATAAAAGGAAGTGGCCCAAGTGGATTCACTGCTTCTAATGGTATGGCATTTGTACTATTAGTAGCTCTAATAATAGCTACTATACTACCTTTACTAAACAGTAAGGTGAAAGATGCCAAATAA
- a CDS encoding DUF4317 family protein — translation MNKEDIASIRRELKTNNSKLKIQEICSYYIKQDSKAILCSEELYFDVMDEERKELYLENFKKVLSGKIDSKIFELEFKDNKLGENVTQKHMFHTLSTKDFREATLTIVNKILEETCETYEKDFMISFVRGEAYKSKKRDSELDDDAEAYVLQFFIGSISPIIIPKKSLKFDFEEREFKTSVPMNVIINTEAPSEGFMFPSFSENAADTDKVVYYTKTENKPNSLFVENILDCELKSTAKDDKERFLEVVRDVAGAEIQPEVVSNIYEELGRRLEEEAESGEVSMIGLKDMERILENSGVNTADKLRSSYLGIMGRENYEFKASSITPNQATKSIKIDTNTAAISIYPQELKNIKQVTKDGIRYLMIRIDDTAMLEGFDLVTEKL, via the coding sequence ATGAACAAAGAAGATATTGCTAGTATTCGCAGAGAACTTAAAACAAACAACTCGAAATTGAAGATTCAAGAAATTTGCAGTTATTATATCAAACAAGATAGCAAGGCCATCCTTTGTTCGGAAGAATTGTATTTTGACGTGATGGATGAAGAAAGAAAAGAATTGTATTTAGAAAACTTTAAAAAGGTATTGTCAGGAAAGATTGATTCTAAGATTTTTGAGTTAGAGTTCAAAGACAATAAACTGGGTGAAAATGTAACACAAAAGCATATGTTTCATACCTTAAGTACCAAGGATTTTAGAGAGGCAACCTTAACTATTGTGAATAAAATTCTGGAAGAAACGTGTGAGACTTATGAGAAGGATTTTATGATCAGCTTTGTACGCGGTGAGGCTTATAAATCTAAAAAGAGAGATAGCGAACTTGATGATGATGCCGAAGCCTATGTACTACAATTTTTCATAGGTAGTATCAGTCCTATCATTATTCCTAAAAAGTCACTTAAATTTGATTTTGAGGAAAGGGAGTTCAAAACAAGCGTTCCTATGAACGTAATTATTAATACAGAGGCTCCTTCTGAGGGCTTTATGTTTCCTTCGTTTAGTGAAAATGCAGCAGATACTGATAAGGTTGTTTATTATACCAAAACTGAAAACAAGCCCAATTCGTTGTTTGTAGAAAATATTCTTGATTGTGAATTGAAGTCGACAGCGAAGGATGACAAAGAGCGTTTTCTAGAAGTTGTGCGAGATGTTGCAGGAGCAGAAATTCAGCCAGAAGTTGTTTCGAACATTTATGAGGAACTTGGTCGTCGGCTTGAAGAAGAGGCTGAAAGCGGAGAAGTTTCTATGATCGGTTTGAAAGATATGGAGAGAATCTTAGAAAATAGCGGAGTTAACACCGCAGATAAGTTAAGATCCTCTTATTTGGGAATTATGGGTCGGGAAAACTACGAGTTTAAAGCATCGAGTATTACCCCTAATCAGGCAACGAAGTCGATTAAAATTGATACTAACACAGCGGCAATTTCGATCTACCCTCAAGAACTGAAAAATATTAAGCAAGTAACCAAGGATGGTATACGATATTTGATGATTCGAATTGATGACACGGCTATGCTAGAAGGCTTTGATTTGGTAACTGAGAAGTTGTGA
- a CDS encoding GNAT family N-acetyltransferase, translating to MVLDFKLLQLETERLVLRLLDENSAGLVLDYYDRNDEFLKEWEALKDREFYTVDYHRETLRKELSKMTDGGAFRVWIFKKENAFSRTIGSIGLNNIIRGAFLSCHLGYKLDTNEINQGYMTEALNKVVEFAFVTLGLHRIEANILPRNVRSMRVVEKLGFYNEGLAKKYLRINGAWEDHIHMVLLNEAME from the coding sequence ATGGTACTTGACTTTAAATTACTTCAGCTGGAAACCGAACGATTGGTATTAAGATTGTTGGATGAGAACTCTGCGGGTTTAGTTTTGGATTATTATGATCGAAATGATGAGTTTCTCAAAGAATGGGAGGCATTAAAAGATCGTGAATTCTATACAGTTGATTACCATCGGGAAACACTTCGCAAGGAGTTGTCCAAAATGACTGATGGTGGGGCATTTAGAGTCTGGATTTTTAAAAAGGAGAATGCCTTTTCCAGAACTATTGGATCAATTGGTTTAAACAATATCATCCGTGGCGCTTTTCTCTCATGCCATCTTGGCTATAAACTAGACACGAATGAAATAAATCAAGGCTATATGACGGAGGCTTTAAATAAAGTTGTTGAATTTGCCTTCGTCACTTTAGGACTTCATCGTATTGAGGCCAATATCTTGCCTCGAAATGTACGGTCAATGAGGGTAGTTGAAAAGCTTGGATTTTATAACGAAGGCTTAGCAAAAAAATACCTTCGAATTAACGGAGCATGGGAAGACCATATTCATATGGTTCTATTAAATGAAGCTATGGAATAA